Sequence from the Daphnia magna isolate NIES unplaced genomic scaffold, ASM2063170v1.1 Dm_contigs163, whole genome shotgun sequence genome:
GATCTCAATTGAATGCAAAttcaatatatttttttaatttgacgAATCAGAGAATAATTTTACCAGTTTGAGAGAAATACACATATGAGAAAGTTATCCAATCCGATTCCGCTGGCTTCATGCTCTCACCACGTTGTTTCACTTGTTCACTAACTTTCATATCAGCAGGAAActggcatttcaatatttctGGCTGACACCATTTAGGATTTAGAACACTGAAAACCTGTTTATTTGCCACTTCATCGTCGTAAACTTTTGCGACCCAATACCGCTTGTATGGCTTTTCTGGGAAACGTACTATTGCAGACATCTTGGTAGCAGAACGCAGACTTGATAAAAGTGATTGCCTCTGATGATGCTAACGGCACGCAACGTTGCATGACCATTTTGTGAGAAGCTTAATTCGTCTATTCGAGAACTCATCTAGCGGAATAACAATAGTACTACAATAAAAttccagtttttttaatttatatgTATTATTGCCACAATAAATGGATGGCCTGTCATAATTAACCACGCTTGTGTCATGATTTGCAATCATGAGTTCGTCTAGGTGGACAGAAAATAGGGAagtaaataaagaaatccaaaAACTAAAACTTCAACAGCAAGAGCAAAATTTGGTTACTTATTTCAGTTCTTCATCAGAACGATCAggtataaataaaattaatgcATCTTAATATAATACCGATTCAGGCATTTGGTCAAAACTACTTTATTAAATATAGATTCCGGAACAAGTGCTGAAGAAAATCGAAGCGAAAGTTCAGACAATGATTTATATAGTGGAACATCCGACAGAAATTTAACAGATGAAAGTTTAAGAATGACGACAGGTATAATAATTTTTCCGTGCAAAGTGATACAAACAAACTTTCTAATCAATGATTAAACTTTaaaatgtctttaaaataTATAGAAAATTTACTACTTCACCAGGACATTTGTGCTAGGGGACAATTGATTGAATTTGAATCTTCAGGTATtatcttaaaattaaataatactTTATTATGgctcaaatcaaatcatttctcTGTTTTTCATGTATAGCCTCAGATAGAGATAACAGATCTGCGGTATCTGCGGCACATTTTGACAACTCCTTACATAATAATGACACATCATCTTTATACACAACAACCACAGATTCTGCTGCAATTTATTACAACACAAGTACCGATAGTAGCTACAGcgatgaaattttaaacaacTTTGATGATATTGCAAATGAAAATCCAATTGAGGAAGCTTTTAACGGACTAACCATTACGGAGCGTATCGCACAGATAAAAATCAAGACTAATTGTTCTCTAACAACTATCgctgaaatttcaaatctctTACGCGACTTGGGGCATAACATACCTAAGGATCCAAGAACCATTATGAAGACGAAAGTTTGCGACTTAACCAAGTTAAATAACGGTGTCCAATGCAACAGCAACTCATTCGTCCACCTTGGATTAATTGAAGggataaggaaaaaattgatGAACGCCGACAAAAAGCTGATGATGCTTATTCTTCAATTTAATATTGATGGTTTACCGCTCTGGAGGAGTAGCCGCACGCAATTCTGGCCAATTGTTTGTcgcattattaattgtcaagaTAGTAGTGAATTTCTCGTCACTTTACACTGTGGAGTTGGAAAACCGCTAAGCGTCAGATCATATCTTCGGCCTTTTTTGGACGAATTAAAAGCGCTTTTAAACGACGGATTACTTCACTTTGGGCAAAAATTTGACATTCGAATTGGCGCTTTCTGTTGTGACGCACCAGCTCGCGCATTAATCAAGCAAATCATTGGACACACGGGATATTGCGCATGTGAACGATGCGAAACACATGGAATGAGATCTGATAATAGAACGACGTTTCCACAACTAACGGCAGCTTTAAGGTATTTATTATTGGTTAAAAAGCTACTGAATTATTTCTTGTAGTAAATTCAAAATGCTTTTCAGAACTGATTAGTCTTTTAGAGCTGGTTCTGATGAACATCATCATAATTCCATTAGCCCTCTTGAAGAAATCGATAATTTAGACATGGTGTTTGACATACCGTTGGATTATCTTCACCTGGTTTGTTTTGGAGCCATGAAACGCCTTCTGAAAATGATTTGGTTGGAACAACACCCCGATTGCCTGAGtaagcaacaacaacgatTGATAAATGAATTAATCAGATTATGTGCCATGCAACTACCAAAGGAATTCAATCGAAAAGGTCGATCGCTTGAGGATATAAGTAACTGGAAAGCCACAGAATTTAGGACTTCTCTACActggtatatatattttaagaAACATCCTCCCTTGTCATCAGTACAAacactttatttatttccatGTTGCTATTCGAATACTTTGCAATCCGAAATCTACGGTAGACCATATAAAATATGCCGATCAAGTCCTGAGACATTTTGTGACGAACTTTTCAGCTTTATATGGTGATTTTCATATTGTTTACAATATCCACTCTTTGATCCATTTGGCAGGAGACGTTCTTATTCATGGCGCGTTAGATACATTTAGTTGTTTTGGATTTGAAAACTATTTAGGAAAACTCAAAAGGCTTCTTAGAAATTCAAGACTTCCTCTCAAGCAAATTGTGCGAAGGTTATCAGAAATCGATGCTATGCAAAGTGCGATGAAGAGAACTGGATTAAATGAGCGTTGCGGAAAATCGAAATCATATGATACATTCGCTACTATCATTCCACAGTCTAAAAATGATTCCTATATTATCGTTCCAAGGGCTAGGCATCCAATAGTTATTAAAGTTACAGCTATGGATTCATTATATGTTACAGGTTACGCTCTTAGAATAGAAAAAAGGCGTGATGGTAACTTTGAAGAGTTCTACTCGCACCCAGCTAAAGCATCTGAATTAAATGTATATAAAGTGCGCGGCTTAATAAGGcagaaaaaatggaataaaaatgaaattaagaaTGCTATAAAAGCTGTTTTTCTAAGAAATAATGTTATGCGCGATTATGGTTTAGTGATTCCACTACTACATTTGTCATCACAGTAATTATGAAGcagcaaaataaataaacacgTTCAAAAGAAATGTATGTTTAcgaatttatttgttttgagtGAATTATGCATAAAAACGTCCAGgctcaaaaaattcaaacattcatttcaaaacaaataaaacagtattattaattaattaattaagaaTTATCAATCAGTTTTATTTAAAGTTATCGAAAATAACAGTACTGACATTTGCATCCTTAATGTGTAAGACAAATCATAACACGGTGGCGTAGAGGTAAAGTGTTATATTCGTGATTCAATAGTTAGTTGTTCGAGACCTATGAACGACTTCGATTTTTAGGCTATGATTTGTTCATTTGGGCAAATTATGTATACAGAACTAACGTAATGAATACAATAAAAGTtatttaggatttttaacgcatggtaaatgaaaaagaatataGCTTTTTCATAACTCAACGTTCGATTCCTTACTTAATGGTCCGTTAttggtaaaataacaaaaaataatattgaTTTATTATTCTTTGATAAAAGTCATTTATtgggaaaacaacaaaaaaatttaacagccACCTTGTcgcaaaaaagtaaaaatataatattATACCAATATATGGGTTATCGACCGAAGAATATTGtcggaaaaaaatattttaccaaTAAAGATCTGCTAGCTGGGAAGTCCTGACAGGCCCCAATAgtccagaaagctctctacttcgttattggatgtcctttcctcttCGAACCGTACTACTTCTCTACAAGAACAACACCGTACCCGTTGCAGTCATGAAGAGGCCAacttaccttcaggaacccctaCACCAAATAAAACAACTATTTGCTTCTTCTATCCTGGTGCAGGGGAGTCCAATGGTGCACAGGAAAACATAcaaccattggatcctggaggtGACCACTTTGGGGAAGCTGGAGATCCTAAGGCCTAACCTGGATTGGCCACGTATCTAaaaggagactgcagccctgccAAGCAACATCAGAGAAACCATGTTCCTTTTCAACCAGagacttctccc
This genomic interval carries:
- the LOC123467202 gene encoding uncharacterized protein LOC123467202, producing MSSSRWTENREVNKEIQKLKLQQQEQNLVTYFSSSSERSDSGTSAEENRSESSDNDLYSGTSDRNLTDESLRMTTENLLLHQDICARGQLIEFESSASDRDNRSAVSAAHFDNSLHNNDTSSLYTTTTDSAAIYYNTSTDSSYSDEILNNFDDIANENPIEEAFNGLTITERIAQIKIKTNCSLTTIAEISNLLRDLGHNIPKDPRTIMKTKVCDLTKLNNGVQCNSNSFVHLGLIEGIRKKLMNADKKLMMLILQFNIDGLPLWRSSRTQFWPIVCRIINCQDSSEFLVTLHCGVGKPLSVRSYLRPFLDELKALLNDGLLHFGQKFDIRIGAFCCDAPARALIKQIIGHTGYCACERCETHGMRSDNRTTFPQLTAALRTD